A genomic stretch from Desulfotignum balticum DSM 7044 includes:
- a CDS encoding CdaR family protein, translating into MVRISYAFMMFTGPSRSPGSLMPSGMPDLRNHKKCFPFLLILLLCLWGCTPEPLETHLLLPVEFANVPKGMLVTQFRTDKIEIRIKADPRLIERINDKPIHYPADLYTDLDIDPAGATESIGPGYYMLPVDKRRIPMDPAITILEISPSYLGVRLEKEITREFKIEVPCSGDPLEGFIALAPAPDPSSVTLSGAESVINDIQVLKTRPVDLTQAKESFKKEVPLDLEASRHITSDLPIIVVSVQIQEKQVEKSIEHLPIQIRNCTYSARVEPDVMTIAVKGPYSTIHTKETLDQIFAFLDLDGMEPGVYARHTYINIPVGLTMTRSDPQVFTVTIEK; encoded by the coding sequence ATGGTGCGCATATCCTACGCGTTCATGATGTTCACCGGGCCGTCGCGTTCACCCGGATCTTTGATGCCGTCCGGAATGCCTGACCTGCGGAACCATAAAAAATGTTTCCCCTTTTTGTTGATCCTGCTGCTTTGTTTGTGGGGCTGTACCCCGGAACCACTTGAAACCCACCTGCTTCTGCCCGTGGAATTTGCCAATGTGCCCAAAGGGATGCTTGTCACCCAGTTTCGCACCGACAAAATTGAAATCCGCATCAAAGCGGATCCCCGGTTAATCGAAAGAATCAATGACAAACCCATCCATTATCCAGCGGATCTGTACACGGATCTGGACATCGATCCGGCCGGGGCCACGGAATCCATCGGGCCGGGATATTACATGCTGCCCGTGGACAAACGGCGGATTCCCATGGACCCGGCCATCACCATTCTGGAGATTTCCCCTTCCTATCTGGGGGTGCGCCTGGAAAAAGAGATTACCCGGGAATTCAAAATCGAAGTGCCCTGCTCCGGCGACCCGCTCGAGGGATTCATTGCTTTAGCCCCTGCGCCGGATCCTTCTTCAGTGACACTGTCCGGGGCGGAATCCGTGATCAACGACATTCAGGTGTTGAAAACCCGGCCCGTTGACTTGACCCAGGCAAAAGAATCATTCAAAAAAGAGGTGCCCCTGGACCTTGAAGCGTCCCGGCACATTACCAGTGATCTCCCGATTATTGTGGTATCGGTGCAGATCCAGGAAAAACAGGTGGAAAAATCCATTGAACACCTGCCCATCCAGATCCGGAACTGTACTTATTCCGCCCGGGTCGAACCGGATGTCATGACCATCGCGGTCAAAGGCCCTTACAGTACCATCCACACCAAGGAAACCCTGGATCAAATTTTCGCTTTCCTGGATCTGGACGGGATGGAACCCGGCGTCTATGCCCGGCATACATATATCAACATCCCCGTGGGCCTGACCATGACCCGGTCAGACCCACAGGTATTTACCGTGACGATTGAAAAATAA
- a CDS encoding C1 family peptidase, giving the protein MDPLPTRFDLRDIDKKAYIGPVKNQNPFGTCYSFGANAAAESTYNRAMGLYNDQAVSFSESFIIWSLGQKYDGFPGGNYGAGADYAYDELQGLVDYGVVPAHVFPYTPALMNLYNDDENLTLNYHWDVPRVQFSGWHRLPANDIETFKRAIMTFGALDVAVLAQEDFSFYEGGIFSDDLTEASFPLEFYSPTNHAVSLVGWDDDEQVWILRNSWGPGWGEDGYMRISYHSARVALEGTYLRYGDWEGIDHDIINTTGITADLQYSGVQPVARGLYEWGGDHASMINESTIDATISVDEGNPYVHGMFLWAGRDSLIENHGSITAASRSENDQSTAYGIVLQGHKVLNTGSIQVEAEAMENDRATAYGIRMFGFDDTAVLTNEGNVVSEAPTPNGWAYGLFSSGLSNLINNGQVTAKGNGMGAGVMTYDDTTVQNTGVIESHAEDGSSFGVFQYGGRLTNSASGKIVATSNQGESTGIGVDCRCLIPRICQVILPIGDIGRA; this is encoded by the coding sequence ATGGACCCATTGCCGACCCGGTTCGACCTCCGTGATATTGACAAAAAAGCCTACATCGGGCCCGTTAAAAACCAAAATCCTTTTGGCACCTGTTACTCCTTTGGCGCCAATGCGGCTGCAGAAAGCACATACAACCGGGCCATGGGACTGTACAATGACCAGGCGGTCTCTTTTTCAGAATCATTTATTATCTGGAGCCTGGGACAAAAATATGATGGATTCCCGGGGGGCAATTACGGGGCAGGAGCTGATTATGCATATGATGAACTCCAGGGACTGGTGGATTATGGCGTGGTTCCTGCCCATGTGTTTCCCTACACACCCGCATTGATGAACCTGTACAATGATGACGAAAATCTGACACTCAATTATCACTGGGATGTCCCCAGAGTCCAGTTCTCAGGCTGGCACCGACTGCCGGCCAATGATATTGAGACCTTTAAACGGGCGATTATGACTTTCGGTGCATTGGATGTTGCCGTTCTTGCACAGGAGGACTTCAGCTTTTATGAAGGGGGGATATTCTCCGATGACCTGACAGAAGCAAGTTTTCCTCTGGAATTCTATTCACCCACCAATCATGCGGTTTCACTGGTTGGCTGGGATGATGATGAACAGGTCTGGATTTTACGCAATTCCTGGGGACCCGGCTGGGGGGAAGACGGCTACATGCGCATCAGTTACCATTCAGCCAGGGTCGCACTTGAAGGAACCTATCTGCGGTATGGTGACTGGGAAGGCATTGACCATGATATCATCAATACAACGGGCATTACCGCCGATCTCCAGTATTCCGGAGTACAGCCGGTGGCCCGGGGACTGTATGAATGGGGTGGCGATCACGCGTCCATGATCAATGAATCAACCATTGATGCGACCATCAGCGTAGATGAAGGCAACCCTTATGTCCACGGCATGTTTTTATGGGCCGGCCGTGACAGCCTGATTGAAAACCACGGATCCATCACTGCGGCATCCCGTTCGGAAAATGACCAGTCAACGGCGTACGGCATTGTTCTGCAGGGTCATAAAGTTCTCAACACCGGCAGTATTCAGGTCGAAGCGGAAGCGATGGAGAACGATCGGGCCACGGCATACGGGATCCGGATGTTTGGTTTTGATGATACGGCGGTGCTGACCAATGAAGGCAACGTGGTTTCCGAAGCCCCCACACCCAATGGCTGGGCATATGGGTTGTTCAGCTCAGGCCTTTCAAACCTGATCAACAACGGACAGGTGACCGCCAAAGGAAATGGCATGGGGGCGGGTGTCATGACCTATGATGACACAACCGTTCAAAATACGGGTGTAATCGAATCACATGCAGAAGATGGATCCTCTTTCGGCGTATTTCAATATGGTGGCCGGCTGACCAACTCCGCTTCCGGTAAAATTGTTGCAACATCCAATCAGGGAGAATCCACGGGAATCGGTGTAGATTGTCGCTGTCTGATCCCAAGAATATGTCAGGTTATTTTACCTATTGGGGATATAGGTAGGGCCTGA
- the tilS gene encoding tRNA lysidine(34) synthetase TilS gives MPRSISIPDRFCRKVAQTLAAHEMLHPGDAVLVAVSGGPDSMALVRVLTHVAPEFELRIGLAHLNHGLRGPGADRDQAFVQQFADGHGLPCVSEIRDVKRLARETGNSLEEAGRNARYEFFFRTAADHEYTRIATGHTRDDNAEQVLMALVRGSGSKGLASIPAKRGPMIIRPLIDRSRQEIIDFLAALNQAYITDDSNQDPVFLRNRIRNHLIPLLEKHYNPNIRQGLHRLSRILGEETCFLEDHTCRAFDRCVEKKGPDAVFLSIPGLVALHPALIPRVIRHGILHVKTNLRRITHDHMTAIQDLAADSAPGKHLDLPDRIRVYKTRGRLCIRKETLPLRQLGRMHKQSTRIPPKA, from the coding sequence ATGCCCCGATCGATTTCCATACCGGACCGCTTCTGCCGGAAGGTGGCACAGACCCTTGCCGCCCATGAAATGCTACACCCGGGCGATGCCGTACTTGTGGCCGTTTCCGGGGGACCGGATTCCATGGCCCTGGTCCGGGTACTGACCCATGTGGCCCCTGAATTTGAACTCCGGATCGGCCTGGCCCATCTCAACCATGGGCTGCGGGGTCCGGGCGCCGACCGGGACCAGGCGTTTGTTCAGCAGTTTGCCGACGGTCACGGCCTGCCCTGTGTCAGTGAAATCCGGGATGTGAAACGCCTGGCCCGTGAGACGGGGAATTCCCTGGAGGAAGCCGGACGAAACGCGAGATACGAATTTTTCTTCCGCACCGCCGCGGACCACGAATATACCCGCATCGCCACGGGCCATACCCGGGACGACAATGCGGAACAGGTGCTCATGGCCCTGGTGCGGGGCAGCGGTTCAAAAGGTCTGGCAAGCATTCCGGCAAAAAGAGGCCCCATGATCATCCGCCCGCTGATCGACCGGTCCCGGCAGGAGATCATCGATTTTCTGGCGGCCTTGAACCAGGCATATATCACGGATGATTCCAATCAGGACCCGGTTTTTTTAAGAAACCGGATCCGGAACCACCTGATTCCTTTGCTGGAAAAACACTACAATCCCAACATCAGACAGGGACTTCACCGGCTCAGCCGGATTCTGGGGGAAGAAACCTGTTTTCTGGAGGACCATACCTGCCGCGCCTTTGACCGCTGTGTAGAAAAAAAGGGCCCGGATGCGGTTTTTCTGTCCATACCGGGTCTGGTTGCGCTTCATCCGGCCCTGATCCCCCGGGTGATCCGGCATGGGATTCTTCATGTCAAAACCAACCTGCGGCGGATCACCCATGATCATATGACGGCCATACAGGACCTGGCAGCCGATTCAGCACCGGGCAAACACCTGGATCTGCCGGACCGGATCCGGGTGTATAAAACCCGGGGCCGGCTCTGTATCAGAAAAGAAACCCTGCCTTTGCGGCAGCTGGGCCGGATGCACAAACAATCCACACGCATCCCCCCCAAAGCATAA
- a CDS encoding type III pantothenate kinase — protein sequence MLLVIDVGNTNTVIGVYDDKDQLKENWRIRTVRDNTADEFNILARALFADRGLPLTALSRVVISSVVPSSVGILDGFCRRYLGLTPLWIQPSCVKQRMPILYSNPNEVGADRIVNAVAAYDKYKTGLIIIDFGTATTFDVITPAGEYLGGAICPGVMIASEALFRKASRLPRVEIFSAPEKVIGTDTIGSMQSGIIHGNAAMVDGMVERMRKELPHPLKVIATGGLAPLIADLSTTIETVDQSLTLEGLRIIAGEFNEKT from the coding sequence ATGCTGCTGGTGATCGATGTGGGCAATACCAATACCGTGATCGGTGTCTATGATGACAAGGATCAGCTTAAGGAAAACTGGCGGATCCGGACCGTCCGGGACAATACGGCCGATGAATTCAATATTCTGGCCCGGGCCCTGTTTGCCGACAGAGGCCTGCCTTTGACCGCCCTCAGCCGGGTGGTCATCTCTTCCGTGGTGCCGTCGTCCGTGGGGATTCTGGACGGATTCTGCCGGCGCTACCTGGGCCTGACCCCTTTGTGGATCCAGCCGTCCTGCGTGAAACAACGGATGCCCATCCTGTACAGCAACCCCAATGAGGTGGGGGCGGACCGCATCGTCAATGCCGTGGCTGCTTATGACAAGTACAAAACCGGACTGATCATCATCGATTTCGGCACTGCCACCACCTTTGACGTCATCACTCCGGCCGGGGAATACCTGGGCGGTGCTATCTGTCCCGGGGTGATGATCGCTTCGGAAGCCCTGTTCCGGAAAGCGTCCCGCCTGCCCCGCGTGGAAATTTTTTCCGCACCTGAAAAAGTGATCGGCACGGATACCATCGGGAGTATGCAGTCCGGCATCATTCACGGCAACGCGGCCATGGTGGACGGAATGGTGGAACGGATGAGAAAAGAACTGCCGCACCCTTTGAAAGTGATTGCCACGGGCGGTCTGGCACCGCTGATTGCCGATCTGTCCACCACCATTGAAACCGTGGATCAATCCCTGACCCTGGAAGGCCTGCGGATCATTGCCGGTGAATTCAACGAAAAAACCTGA
- a CDS encoding ExeA family protein, translating to MTHKQSPLEFFNCKYHPFANTYRLKTPYLGEQDKRFLRTAISLISSGKSFALSGPSGAGKSTLINYVLSQLDANCYKPSLVHYGGLQRNGMLKAFADVLGVETNGRTVPLLISLQKQITNMASEHRSVFPVFVIDDAHLMEKESLMDICSLMFNPQKETVAASFILVGDETFEKKLSLQILASVKTRLTGQFNLNPLNDDESLEFIKFRLSNAGATETLFDPDALNILSSHCRGNRRHIMNMGTLLLTEAFYRQEKTISAELIFNCDQIEISE from the coding sequence ATGACTCATAAACAATCTCCACTGGAATTTTTTAATTGTAAATATCATCCGTTCGCAAATACTTACCGACTGAAAACCCCTTATCTGGGAGAGCAGGACAAGCGATTTCTCAGGACAGCCATATCGTTGATCTCCTCTGGAAAAAGTTTTGCTTTGTCCGGGCCCTCAGGTGCCGGCAAATCAACATTAATCAACTATGTTTTATCCCAGCTCGATGCAAACTGTTATAAACCTTCCCTGGTCCATTACGGTGGATTACAGCGCAACGGAATGCTCAAAGCCTTTGCTGACGTTCTTGGGGTGGAAACAAATGGTAGGACCGTGCCTTTGCTGATCAGCCTGCAAAAACAGATCACAAACATGGCATCGGAACACCGCAGTGTGTTCCCGGTATTTGTTATTGATGATGCCCACCTCATGGAAAAGGAATCATTAATGGATATCTGTTCCCTGATGTTTAATCCTCAAAAGGAAACCGTGGCCGCAAGTTTTATTCTTGTGGGAGATGAAACCTTTGAAAAAAAACTCTCACTGCAAATTCTGGCTTCTGTAAAAACCCGACTCACCGGGCAATTTAATTTGAATCCCTTGAATGACGATGAAAGTCTTGAATTTATCAAATTCAGGTTATCCAATGCAGGTGCAACAGAAACGCTGTTTGATCCGGATGCTTTAAACATTTTATCATCCCATTGCAGAGGGAATCGACGACACATCATGAACATGGGCACGTTGCTTTTAACCGAAGCCTTTTACAGACAGGAAAAAACGATCAGTGCGGAATTGATTTTCAATTGTGACCAGATAGAGATATCTGAGTGA
- a CDS encoding ABC transporter permease, whose product MLFRRIYQFMIVYGIFLGLLLAVKTGLSLSDYVIPGIPLILDTAGQVAGGFFKDVLDTLSVAILGQGISIFLAFFVGILGRRSSWAGSMIRVTAYNIQAYPIVALAPIIFILLGDGFLSRLLIAAMICYFPLLLSVLGVMAAPVTDIEHFYIATGRMRWHLEVKIRAFENLSKLTTVIAGSATLAMAGTIVAEFIAANAGIGYSIRIALYQSDLAAILTALFMIGIVISVYQGLLESLGEAVKAKWGSENKGALL is encoded by the coding sequence ATGCTTTTTAGACGGATTTACCAGTTCATGATTGTGTATGGGATCTTTTTGGGACTGTTGCTGGCCGTGAAAACCGGATTGTCCTTATCGGATTATGTGATCCCGGGAATACCGCTGATTCTGGATACGGCGGGTCAGGTGGCGGGCGGCTTTTTCAAAGACGTGCTGGATACCCTGTCCGTGGCCATCCTGGGCCAGGGGATTTCCATTTTTCTGGCGTTTTTCGTCGGCATTCTGGGCCGGCGTTCTTCCTGGGCCGGTTCCATGATCCGGGTGACCGCCTACAATATCCAGGCCTATCCCATCGTGGCCCTGGCCCCCATTATTTTTATTCTGCTGGGGGACGGATTTTTATCCCGGCTACTCATCGCGGCCATGATCTGTTATTTCCCGCTGCTGCTGTCCGTGCTGGGGGTGATGGCCGCACCTGTGACGGATATTGAGCATTTTTACATCGCCACCGGGCGCATGCGCTGGCACCTGGAAGTCAAGATCCGGGCGTTTGAAAATTTGAGCAAACTGACCACCGTGATTGCCGGCAGCGCCACCCTGGCCATGGCCGGTACCATTGTGGCGGAATTCATCGCCGCCAATGCCGGCATCGGGTACAGCATCCGCATTGCATTGTACCAGAGTGATCTGGCCGCCATTCTCACGGCCCTGTTCATGATCGGAATCGTGATTTCCGTGTACCAGGGTCTGCTTGAATCCCTGGGCGAAGCCGTCAAGGCAAAATGGGGATCGGAAAACAAAGGAGCTCTGTTATGA
- a CDS encoding ABC transporter substrate-binding protein yields the protein MTHIQRMVIGMAVWMAVAACALWIPTAQAEQTRFNYRLKWLFNTSVAGDVFAMENGFFADAGLDVQVREGSPEKDAIKELELGYAHFGVASADQVIRALEKGADVVVLAQVFQINPMQWIYRYPQVQITHPADLKQYHLGVTFGGNDETIMQTLLATADLTLRDVKVTGVRFDFTPFLKNQVDLWPVYRNSQGVILADRLAKEGETVRFLNPADFGVDFVANSIVTSGAMATDYPDLVARFLSALLAAWEAAMDPANQASVLAAVKKYDTGTQGQVQAAQLDVTRTLVKPDPDIPVGRIQTAAWAQTEAIMLDQGLIRTPVHVTSRLRNPVLVQ from the coding sequence ATGACACACATACAACGGATGGTCATCGGGATGGCTGTATGGATGGCCGTGGCTGCCTGCGCCCTGTGGATACCCACGGCACAGGCGGAACAGACGCGTTTCAACTACCGGCTCAAATGGCTGTTTAACACCAGTGTGGCAGGTGACGTGTTTGCCATGGAAAACGGGTTTTTCGCGGATGCCGGCCTGGATGTACAGGTCAGAGAGGGCAGCCCGGAAAAAGATGCCATCAAGGAGCTGGAGCTTGGATATGCCCATTTTGGAGTGGCATCCGCAGATCAGGTGATCCGGGCCCTGGAAAAAGGCGCGGATGTGGTGGTTCTGGCCCAGGTGTTTCAGATCAACCCCATGCAGTGGATCTATCGGTACCCCCAGGTACAGATCACGCACCCGGCGGATTTGAAGCAGTACCACTTAGGGGTCACCTTTGGGGGCAATGATGAAACCATCATGCAAACCCTTCTGGCAACGGCGGATCTGACACTGAGGGATGTAAAAGTCACGGGGGTTCGGTTTGATTTTACCCCGTTTCTGAAAAACCAGGTGGATCTGTGGCCGGTGTACCGCAATTCCCAGGGCGTAATCCTGGCGGACCGGCTGGCAAAAGAAGGCGAAACAGTCCGGTTTCTCAACCCGGCGGATTTCGGCGTGGACTTTGTGGCCAACTCCATTGTGACCTCCGGGGCAATGGCGACCGATTATCCGGATCTGGTGGCACGGTTTCTGTCCGCTTTGCTTGCCGCCTGGGAAGCGGCCATGGATCCGGCCAACCAGGCCTCGGTACTGGCCGCCGTGAAAAAATACGACACCGGCACCCAGGGACAGGTGCAGGCGGCCCAGCTGGATGTCACCCGGACCCTGGTCAAACCGGACCCGGATATTCCCGTGGGCCGGATACAGACGGCTGCCTGGGCCCAGACCGAAGCCATCATGCTGGACCAGGGGCTGATCAGAACACCCGTGCATGTCACCTCCCGGCTCAGGAATCCGGTATTGGTCCAATAA
- a CDS encoding ATP-binding cassette domain-containing protein → MRLECNGLNFTYPGSEIQVIDNLSFSMTGPGFYAVFGPSGVGKTSFARLLTRHADLLDQPVKTPGIDTILYTYNLERLPGWAAVGRHLDQVCPPDRQGLKKELIALFCLEPVLDARFSQLSMGQQNRMNLIRYLLQDFDLMILDESLANVDEKLRQTILPAIKERFAHKMFLYISHNLMEVARFCKEILVLAEPSRNMSSRLISGLNETSGGKVDKSALDRVMLEIMNAF, encoded by the coding sequence ATGCGTCTGGAATGCAATGGATTGAATTTTACCTATCCGGGATCGGAAATCCAGGTGATTGACAACTTGAGTTTTTCCATGACAGGCCCCGGGTTTTATGCGGTGTTCGGGCCGTCCGGGGTGGGAAAGACCTCGTTTGCCCGGCTGCTGACCCGGCATGCGGATCTTTTGGATCAGCCCGTGAAGACCCCGGGCATTGACACCATTTTGTATACCTATAATCTGGAACGGCTGCCGGGATGGGCGGCTGTCGGCCGTCACCTGGATCAGGTCTGCCCGCCGGACCGGCAGGGCCTCAAAAAAGAACTCATCGCGCTCTTCTGCCTGGAACCGGTGCTGGACGCCCGGTTTTCCCAGTTGTCCATGGGGCAGCAGAACCGCATGAACCTGATCCGGTATCTGCTCCAGGATTTTGACCTGATGATTCTGGATGAAAGCCTGGCCAATGTGGATGAAAAACTGCGACAGACCATTCTGCCGGCCATCAAGGAGCGGTTTGCCCACAAGATGTTTCTGTATATTTCCCACAACCTTATGGAAGTGGCCCGGTTCTGCAAAGAGATCCTGGTGCTGGCCGAGCCGTCCCGGAACATGTCCAGCCGCCTGATTTCAGGCCTGAACGAAACATCCGGGGGTAAAGTGGATAAATCCGCTCTGGACCGGGTTATGCTGGAGATCATGAATGCTTTTTAG
- the ftsH gene encoding ATP-dependent zinc metalloprotease FtsH, with amino-acid sequence MNQFYKNISLWLVVVLMMVMLYNIFNQQQTAQTDIGYSEFLSMVEKDRVQSVVIQGQELYFTDASGARFKSFAPNDAELIPLLRSNGVDIKAKPPAESSWLMSIVVSWLPMIVLIGVWIFFMRQMQGGAGGGKAMSFGKSRARLMDDKKEKVTFENVQGINEAKEELTEVVDFLKNPDKYTRLGGRIPKGVLLVGNPGTGKTLLSRAVAGEAGVPFYTISGSDFVEMFVGVGASRVRDLFAQGKKNAPCIIFIDEIDAVGRQRGAGMGGGHDEREQTLNQLLVEMDGFESNEGVILMAATNRADVLDPALLRPGRFDRQVVVDMPDIKGREGILRVHMKKTPLDRDVDPVILARGTPGFSGADLENLVNEAALLAAKRDHDKLAMKDFEDAKDKVYMGLERKSKVIKEEEKKTTAYHEGGHALVARFLPNTDAVNKITIIPRGRAAGVTWFLPEEGDFKYKDQLENELSIAFGGRVAEALIFNRISTGAANDIKQATKLANRMIRNFGMSDKLAPLSYEDHDDNIFIGREMTQAKGYSEATAQQIDAEVAQLVDQAYQKAQKILEENIDILHRLTDLLIEKETVLGAELDDLIAEMRPEYDFHGRRNVRTTPKQDPVDNNRTQARTSESNDPEPDNSEPDDTNDNRSEDDSDSDAQASGDNPSDKE; translated from the coding sequence TTGAATCAATTTTACAAAAATATTTCCCTGTGGCTGGTGGTCGTCCTGATGATGGTGATGCTCTACAACATCTTCAACCAGCAGCAGACCGCACAGACGGATATCGGGTATTCGGAATTTTTGTCCATGGTGGAAAAGGACCGGGTCCAGAGTGTGGTAATTCAGGGCCAGGAACTGTATTTTACGGATGCCAGCGGTGCCCGGTTTAAAAGCTTCGCCCCCAACGACGCGGAACTGATCCCGCTGCTGCGGTCCAACGGGGTGGACATCAAGGCCAAACCCCCGGCGGAATCCTCCTGGCTCATGTCCATTGTGGTGTCCTGGCTGCCCATGATCGTGCTCATCGGGGTGTGGATCTTTTTCATGCGCCAGATGCAGGGCGGGGCCGGGGGCGGCAAAGCCATGTCCTTCGGCAAAAGCCGGGCCCGGCTCATGGATGACAAAAAGGAAAAAGTCACGTTTGAAAATGTGCAGGGTATCAACGAGGCCAAGGAAGAACTCACGGAGGTGGTGGATTTTCTGAAAAATCCGGACAAATACACCCGGCTGGGGGGACGGATTCCCAAAGGAGTGCTGCTGGTGGGCAACCCCGGAACCGGGAAAACCCTTTTGTCCCGGGCCGTGGCCGGTGAAGCTGGGGTGCCGTTTTACACCATCTCCGGTTCCGATTTTGTGGAAATGTTTGTGGGGGTCGGCGCCTCCCGGGTGAGAGACCTGTTTGCCCAGGGCAAGAAAAACGCGCCGTGTATCATATTCATCGATGAGATCGACGCCGTGGGCCGCCAGAGAGGGGCCGGTATGGGCGGCGGCCATGATGAGCGGGAACAGACCCTGAACCAGCTGCTGGTGGAAATGGACGGATTCGAGTCCAATGAAGGGGTCATTCTCATGGCGGCCACCAACCGGGCCGATGTCCTGGATCCGGCCCTGCTGCGGCCGGGACGGTTCGACCGCCAGGTGGTGGTGGACATGCCGGACATCAAAGGCCGGGAAGGCATCCTGCGGGTGCACATGAAAAAAACGCCCCTGGACCGGGATGTGGATCCCGTGATCCTGGCCAGAGGGACACCGGGATTTTCCGGGGCCGATCTGGAAAACCTGGTCAACGAGGCGGCCCTGCTGGCAGCCAAACGGGACCATGACAAACTGGCCATGAAAGACTTTGAAGACGCCAAAGACAAGGTATACATGGGACTGGAACGAAAATCCAAGGTGATCAAGGAAGAAGAAAAGAAAACCACGGCCTACCATGAAGGCGGGCATGCCCTGGTGGCCCGGTTTCTTCCCAACACCGACGCTGTCAACAAAATCACCATCATCCCCCGGGGACGGGCCGCAGGTGTCACCTGGTTTCTGCCCGAAGAAGGGGATTTCAAATACAAGGACCAGCTGGAAAACGAACTGTCCATCGCTTTCGGCGGCCGGGTGGCGGAAGCACTCATCTTCAACCGCATCAGCACCGGAGCCGCCAATGACATCAAACAGGCCACCAAGCTGGCCAACCGGATGATCCGGAATTTCGGCATGAGCGACAAACTGGCACCGCTGTCCTATGAAGACCATGACGACAATATCTTCATCGGACGGGAAATGACCCAGGCCAAAGGATATTCCGAGGCCACGGCCCAGCAGATCGATGCGGAAGTGGCACAGCTGGTGGACCAGGCCTACCAGAAAGCCCAGAAGATTCTGGAAGAAAACATTGATATTCTCCACCGGCTGACCGACCTGCTCATTGAAAAAGAAACCGTGCTGGGCGCGGAGCTGGACGATCTGATTGCGGAAATGCGGCCGGAGTATGATTTTCACGGCCGGCGAAACGTACGCACCACCCCTAAGCAGGATCCGGTTGACAACAACCGGACCCAGGCCCGGACTTCTGAATCAAACGACCCTGAACCGGATAACTCTGAACCGGACGACACGAATGACAACCGGTCTGAGGACGACTCAGACAGCGATGCCCAGGCATCCGGAGACAATCCATCGGACAAGGAATAG
- the folP gene encoding dihydropteroate synthase yields MTGFQLTCGKFHLDLGSRSCIMGILNVTPDSFSDGGRFNEYDAAVARGMRLAEQGAHILDIGGESTRPFSKPVSVQEEIDRVVPVIETLSKKISIPISIDTVKAPVARAALDAGAAIINDISAFEMDPDMADVAARYQVPVVLMHMKGTPETMQADPVYDDLMQEISDYLATRAQYAMSRGIEKTNIILDPGIGFGKTVHHNLVLIQCLKTIVDLGFPVLMGPSRKSFIRNLLHLNRAGNDPDSAEQIETGTLAAVGACLAHGAHILRVHDVHRAVAFTRIFDAVRNA; encoded by the coding sequence ATGACGGGTTTTCAACTCACGTGTGGAAAATTTCACCTGGACCTGGGATCCCGGTCCTGTATCATGGGGATATTGAACGTGACCCCGGATTCCTTTTCAGACGGCGGCCGGTTCAATGAATATGACGCAGCCGTGGCCCGGGGTATGCGCCTGGCAGAACAAGGCGCCCATATCCTGGATATCGGCGGAGAATCCACCCGGCCGTTTTCCAAACCCGTTTCCGTGCAGGAAGAAATAGACCGGGTGGTGCCGGTCATCGAGACCCTGTCTAAAAAAATCAGTATCCCCATTTCCATCGACACGGTGAAAGCCCCCGTGGCCAGAGCGGCCCTGGATGCCGGGGCCGCCATTATCAACGATATTTCCGCCTTTGAAATGGATCCGGACATGGCGGACGTGGCAGCCCGATATCAGGTACCTGTGGTACTCATGCATATGAAAGGGACTCCGGAAACCATGCAGGCCGACCCGGTTTACGATGATCTGATGCAGGAGATCAGCGATTATCTGGCGACCCGGGCACAATATGCCATGTCCCGGGGCATTGAAAAAACAAATATCATTCTGGATCCGGGCATTGGATTCGGGAAAACCGTGCACCACAACCTGGTGCTCATCCAGTGCCTGAAAACCATTGTGGATCTGGGATTTCCCGTGCTCATGGGACCGTCCCGGAAATCGTTCATCCGCAACCTGTTACATCTGAACCGTGCCGGGAATGACCCGGATTCAGCCGAACAGATCGAAACCGGCACCCTGGCAGCTGTCGGGGCCTGTCTGGCCCATGGTGCGCATATCCTACGCGTTCATGATGTTCACCGGGCCGTCGCGTTCACCCGGATCTTTGATGCCGTCCGGAATGCCTGA